ttgaaacgtaatcaattacaaatttattgatggaacctgacttaatgtcgtgttttgattgttgattctatgttgcattgtgtttctgtgtttgatatgatgtaaagcactttgaaatgtcttgctgctgaaatgtgctatacaaataaaatttgattgattgattgattgattgatagacCTCTGAGAAATAgagaattttgaaaaattttagtttttcagaaaGCAAGTCAGAACACAAAGAATGTCTGTCCCAGCATGCACTGCACTCCTAAGACACTAAAacatcaaatgtatttattgtcaaatcagtctatgacataaaagaaaacacagccaCTGATAGTGAACATATAGCAGGCTCAGTTTGGCTACAgatcattttaataactaaaaactATGAAgttaaataggatttaattgACTCTCCTATTACTAATCACAGgttgacaaaaactttgtaaTACTACATAtacacatttttggaaatatgaTCCAACTGAGTGACAAGGCTGTTACAGTTTCAGCAACAGATGTCACTAATGAGGAATGAATGAACCATCAAGTAATGAACCTTTTAGCAAAGCAAAGGGCTGGAATGCTTCATTGCTTCATGAGGCTTCATTTGGCCatcacttctttctttttagtCAGAGCCAACCAATAGGGACATGTCTTTCATTGTTAGTCTTtgagattagttttttttttttattgaataattgtgaaacaaatttaactCCATACAATTCCTCTCACTTTCTTACTTCTTCGATTTACCGTTTGCCAGTCTCCTGTTTTACAATAATCAGTATACATGCTATAATATTATGAGTAATTTAATTCTAATTCTTCGATCTCACTTTCTGGTTAGAATGAATCTAATTAAACCTGAATCACACCTTACAACTTTAACCAAACCTTCACACTAGTTTGTCTCTTATCACAATCAGCTGTGACACCCAGGCCACTCGTGACCCAGGTGGGACTAACTAACCTGTGCTCCACTAAAACTGTCCGACTGAATCTTAGCTGCTCTTTGCcctgagctgcagctgtccgAGGTTATGGTTATCAAACAACATTTCCCATGAGCCTTTTAGTTGATGACTtcataaaacaggaagtaaacatgAAGGAAATGTCATCAAGCGGCTTCACTGAGCCATGACAGATCGCACAGGTTGCAAaccttttctcttctttaaacAGTGAAATGTAGCAGCAGGGAGCTTCACATCCCTTctggtggagcagctgaagCGTTAGCATGATGCTATGCAGCCTTAGCTGTTCCGCTGGTTCATGATCGCTTTGATAAAACCTCCCAGCTGTCATGTCGTTGTTTCAGCCTGCTGACACTCGTTTACCATTTCATTCTCACTACTCTATTGTCTTTAGCAGCTTTAGTTAGAGCTCTGTTGTTGGCGGATAGGAGACATTTAACGACGTTAATAATAAAACCCAACCCGTCAGATTGTTGCAGTCCATGTTGAATAATATCAAAGACAAATaagcagctgctgtttgtttaaaacagtgttttaatGCTAAGATAACGGTAGCATCAGAATCATATTATACGTTTGAATAAAGGACCAATTCACTGCTTTTATTGAATCAAGATCCATTTTAGTTCTTTTTCCCGCTTCCAGGAAAACTGCATTCAGTGAACCAGTCTGAGCTGAATACTGTATGCTTCTTCCAGAAACCAGTTTGTGACATTCTGCTTCCATTTCATATTCCTCTGTCACACTTACCaattatttagagaaaaacttTGCAATATTTTCCTTGAACTGCTAATATCTGTGTGTCCattcagtcaatcaatcaatcaatcaatcaatcaatcaatcaagaaAGATGACTACAGTTAGCACACTGGTGCCTCCTACATGTTTTCGAAGGTGGCCTGGTCCCTGTCAGTCGGCCCAGGGCCGTTGTTGTTGTAGTATAGCTCTCCACCATCAGTGTGTCCAGAGCAGGGGAGTTCAAGTCCAGTTCTCCGgagctaccatcctgcaactttcagatgcttccctgctccaacacacctgaatcaaacgaATGGCTCGTTAGCAGGTCTGTTCAGAGCTGATCCTGGTCTGTTGGAAtaaggatgcatctaaaagttgcaggacggtAGCTCTGGAGGACTGAACTTCAGCACCCCTGGTCCAGAGCATTTATGttgtataaaaaataatctaacaaCTTGAACCATCATTATAAAACACTGACACCACAAACTTTCTGTTCCTTTGAAAAACTTTAAGTTATTGCTGTACtcataatttccattttaagcTTATCCCGCCTCATGGAGAAACATTTCTACTAATGCTCCAAGTCTATTAGGAggtttaaatctttttaaatctttttccaGGTGTGCCATTTCCCTGGCCTGCGTGACCCCTGCTTCTCTCTGTGAGAGTGCTCAGGGCCATGGCTGAGGTGATGGGACAGAGGAGCCTTATGGGCTTCGGTGTGTTGCTGGCTTGGCTCTTGCTTTTCCACCTGCTGGTCAATATTTGGCTCCTATGTGTGTTCACCAGCTTGCTGCTGGTGCTCGGAGGCTGGTTTGGCTCCCAGGCTATCCTGGAGTCCAACAGCTTGGTTCACCTGGAGAGGTTCATCAATCTGGAACAGGTGAGTGCATCACTAAATGGGTTTATTTGTTCATGTCTTAgaacaggggtgcccaaagtgggtcctcgagggccggcatcctgcatgttttagttctcttcctggtttatcacacctggatcaaatgatggctcgttagaaggcctaagaagaacactgacgagctgaaaaggttgttggtaccaccagggagagaactaaaacgtgtaGGATGCCGGtactcgaggaccgactttgggcacccctgtcTTAGCACatgtgtttcattttgtgtCTGCAAAATAATCAGGAAGACATACTGAGAAAAGGTAACCTTGGCTTTTAGTTGCATGGTCAAATGTAAAAACCTTGTAAAAGCATTCATACCGTTTGAATTTGACATGGCAcggcacaaacacaaactttattgtatCTTACTGGGGTGGTCTGTCATAATGTGtcattttgaagtggaagaaaaagataaacaatTGAAAAAACTCATGGAAgtactcctaaataaaatcctttgcAACCAACTGCCTTCAGTAACCAGCTAATTAGTCAATAGCATCCATCTGTGTCTCCCTTAATCCACATATAAATCTAGCTGCATGGTGAAGGTCTTGGTAGACTGGTGAACACACAAGCCATGAAGCACATCATAAAGGTTAGCGTTTAGAGATGTGCAAATATGGAAGAGActtgcagcaaaaggtggttctTCAATGTATCCCCTCAGGAGGATAGAAAACATATACATCTGTAACATATGTATGCATATGTTACAGCATACATATGCTGTTTGTGTAACATATGTATGCATATGTTACAGCAAATATTATCACAGCAAATTCTGattatttgctgtgaattttgaaaataaaggaTCATTCTCCCTGCACTTCAAAAGTACacagtactttgtgttggtttatcacataattTTCGCCCCAAAATACATCGAAGTATACTTGCTTAGAGGATTTAGTGATTGTTTTCCAACAGTTGATAATGGGAACATTGTGGCCTCATTGTTATTAGACTTTAAGTGCAGCGTTTGATACTATTAACCATGACATCCTTTTATTTCGACTGCAGCACTGTGTTGGTCTGAAGGGTACAGTTTTAGATTGCTTCTAGTCAAatttgaaagacagaaggtttTCTGTTCATCAGTAGCACCACCCCTAAAGTATGGAGTACCTCAAGGTTCAATCTCAGGCCCTGTTTTCTCTATAAAGTATTTGCTGCcttttggacacatttttaagaaatgtaatATCTCCTTTCACTTATGTACAAATATACATGTCCCTAAAGAAATTGCAAGGTAAGGATAATTCCCTAAAGTCTTTAACAGATTGTGTAACACAAGCTAGCTCATGGATGAACCAAAATTTTCTTCACATGAATCAAAATAAGACTCaaattatattgttttgacaaaaGAACATTAGTAAACCTGATAAAATTCCTGCTTCCTTTGCTCCTTTTGATCAATCTTCTGTTAGGGATCTTGGTGTCATTTTTGACAGTTGCTTGAAATTGGATAAGCAGGTGAGCTATGTAGTAAAACCAAGCTTTTTTCATCTGTGCTTTCTAGCAAAGGTTAAAACCTAGCTTCTGTATCAAAGAATTGGAGTAACTTATCCATGTCTTCATTACTACATGCTTAGACTACTACAACTTTACAGGTGTTgtcataaaattagaatatcatgCAAACTATGATTTATGTCAGCAATTCCAGTCAAAAAGTGAAGCTTGTATATTATATTCATTCgttacacacacatttttttcttgtaatgttGATCATTATAACTCACAACtaatgaaaaccccaaattcaATATGTCAGAAAATTAGATTATTACTTAAgaccaaaacaagaaaaggatTCTTAGAAATGTTGGCCAACTGAAAAGTATGAGCATGTTCAGTACTTAGTTGGGGCTCCTTTTCCCCAGATTACTGCAGCAATGCGGCGTGACGTGGAGCCGATCATTCTGTGGCACTGCTCAGATGTTATGAGAGTCCAGGTTGCTCTGATGGTGACCTTCAGCTCTTCTGAATTGTTTTGTCTGGTGTATCacatcttcctcttcacaatACCCCATAGATCTTCTATGGAGTTGAGGTCAGGTGAGTTTGCTGGTTAATTAAGAATAGGGATACCATGGACCCTAAACCAGGTACTGGTAGCTTTGGCTCTGTGTGCAGGTGCTAAGTCCTGTTGGAAAATTAAATCTGTATCTCCATAAGTTGGTCAGCAGCAGTAAGTGCTCTAAAACTTCCTGGTAGATGGTTGCGCTGACCTTGGAcctcagaaaacacagtggaccgacaccagcagatgaAATGGCaacccaaaccatcactgacttTAGAAACTTTGACTGAACCTCAAGCAACATGGATTCTGTGCcactcctctcttcctccagactccgTGACCTTAATTTCCAAGGGAAATGAAGAATTATCTTTCATCAGAGAACATAACTTTGGATCATTCAGCAGCAGTCCAGAGTCCTTTCTGTCTTTAGTTCAGGCAAAGTGCTTCTAATGCCGTCTCTTGTTCAAGAGTGGCTTGACAAAAGGAATGTGACAGCTGAAACCCACGTCTTATCTGTGTGTGGTGAGTCTTGAAGATCTGACTCCAGCTGCAGTCCACTCTTTGTGAATTTTccccacatttttaaatgggTTTGTTTCACCCCTCCGAGGTGCAGTTATCCTGATTGgttgtccatttttttcctacCACACCTTTTCCTTCACTTCACCTCTATGAATGTGTTCGGACACAGAGCTCTGTGCAGAGCTTCTTGATGTTTGTGTCTTACCCTCTTGTGCAAGGTGTCAAAGGTCATCTTTTGAACAACTGTCAAGTCAGTAGACATCCCCATGACTGTGTAGCCTTTGCATGTcttttgagttaattagctgTGTGTGGCACCAGGGGTCTTCAatattgaaccttttcacaatattcaaattttctgacgTACTGAATTTGGAGTTTTCATTAGTTGTCAATCATAAAcactaaaagaaacaaacatttgaaatacattagtctgtgtgtaatgaatgaatataatatACAAGTTACACTTTTGGAATGGGATTACtgatttaaatcaactttttcatgATATTCAAATTTTATGACAGCACCTGTAATTGGCTTAGGCCCGGTTTGTCTCCAGGATCTTTTCCACCACCATTCAATTTCTAGAACACCATAGTCAAATAATAAACTGCCCTTAAAATGCCCAGAACCAGACTGAAAGTCAGAGGAGATGGGGCATTTGCTGTCACTGCTCCAAATTTGTGGAACAACTTACCCATCAAACTGGAACTCTTCAAATCATCCCTTAAAACTCACTTTTATTATTTGGCATTTCCGTAAGGCCTGACTGGTTTAATTTGAGTCTTTATTcttatgtgtttttatctgtgcTTTTATGAAtactgtacagcactttggtgcaggtAATGTCTGTttataaagtgctttataaataaggtgaagtatttatttacaaagtgataaaatatgaaaaagtggTACATGTAGTGTTATGAGGCTCATTTGTCTCAGATTTGTTCTCGTCTACATTTCAGGTTCAGTCATCTGCAGAGGACAAAGAACATTTGGACCAGGAGATCCATAACACAGTGAGAAAAATTATCAGAGACTTTGTCATTTCATGGTACTCCACTGTTTCCACAGAGagtagttttgaattagaaGTTCAGGAAGCCATGATCTCTATGGCCATGAAGCTGAAACTGCGCGCCAAACACATTGACAGAAAGGTAAGAAGCTTTAACAACATCAGGtacattttgattttggaaATCATACACACACAGTAGGACAAgaaactttttgtattttctcaggAGCTGACGCAGAAGGTCCTGAACTTGGTGGGCGGCCACCTGCAGGACTACCTCACGGCCAAGGAGCTGGCCAAAGAAAAATATCGCAGTGAGAGCGAACAGTTGTGGAAAGCGTATTCCTCTGTCGCCACTCCTCACGTTGCTATGAGCGACGACTCAGCAGAAGTCAACTACGTCCGAGCCATtgtggctctgctgctgcatgttttggTGCCATCACCTCATTTAGAAACCAACACAGGACGGTTTGTTGTTGGAGAGCTTATCACCTCTAATATCTTTCTCCCTCTAGTGACTAAACTGTCAGACCCTGACTGGTTAAATCTCCTGATCATAGAAATCCTCTGTAAGTCCAGCACACCACTGGATACTGTAGCATCCAAACTAGAGACTTGCAGCTTGCCACCGCCTGCTGCTGAATCTGAGGCTCCAACTCTACAGTGTGTAACTCAGGCAAACAGTGAGTCACTTCAACAAGGAGCAGAGACGGAGCTGACTGATGACACGGAAGCTGCTCTGCCTGAACTCCATGCCTACgataaccctaaccctgacaCAGAGGAGGTGAAGTTCCCCCAGACATTCTCTGGAGAAGAGGAAGCTTCTCGACCCTTTTTAAGATGCTACCTGAGAGGAAGGAAGTCCAACCCATTTTACCAAGAAACTGACTCTGATCCTGACTCTCCTTTGGCAGACTACAAACCCACCTCCACTGATTCTTTGCTCATGATGGGTCAAGAAGACACACTGTATGACAGATCCAGAAATTACATTACAACTGCTGAGGACAACAATAGTATAGACTTGGAGGAGGTTTCCCCAAGTCCAGTGGACAGCTCTTATCCTAAGGTCTTGTTGAATTCAGTACTTGTGGACAGTCCTAATGACGGGTGCCTGTCATCACTCAGGGACACAGAGGTAACTTGCAGTACCAACAGCCTTCGGGatctgaaaagagaaaacagttcCCCTGGAGTGAGTCGAAGCAGAGAGCTTGTCTTGGGGGTAGAGCCGACTGGATTGGGGAATCCTAGCGAGCTGATCATGGCTAGTCCACTGCAGGGCTGTTCTCCCATGTCGACGTTTAGTTTTGAGCCCCTCAGCAGTCCAGAAGGACCGGTCATCATCCAAAACCTCCGCATCACTGGTACCATCACAGCCAAAGAACATCGCGGCACTGGCTCACACCCATACACACTTTATACCATCAAAGTAAGTAACGTGTCTTTTGTCAGTCTCAGAAGTAGTTCTCCcagtaatatatttttaatattgctaTCCAGTAGTTCACTGACTGTTGTTAAAACTGATGATCTACTTGGATTTTCACACACAACTATCTTTTGTCAGAGAAAATTATGTATGGGCGAAAGGGTGAaacttcaaccaaaccaaacatttcTACAAACATAATGACCTTAACTTTAAAGATATGTACATACAAAGTGCCCTGTGTTACACACAGTCTAAGCTGtagtagaaataaataaagctgttaTGGTTTCCAGTATGAGACGTCGGTGGGTTGTGAGAACCTGGAAAGCATCCAAGCAGGCTCTGAGCTTATGGAGTCTATACAGATAGGCTCAGAGAATCCAACTCCTATCCAGCCTGTGGCATATCACATGGTCAACAGAAGATACAGCGAGTTCCTTAACCTACAGACTCGACTTGAAGAAAAATCAGAACTGCGGAAACTCATCAAAGGTATGTACAACTGTATTTTGTTCAGTTGACTTTGTTTGATTTActcatttaaaaggttttgtctGTATAAATCCATGTACTTTATCACAGTGATTTCATACTAaactaactaaaaataaaaacacatttaatctacagactaattattaatttaaagatAATGATCCTTAAACAATCTCTAAAATTGGTAATTAAAGGAGCAGTGTAGCAGCTTCCCCAGCTCTTGAATTACTCAGCCAGTCGCGACTGGTGaatttcaaggtttttattttctttgatggAGATGAAGAACCATGATCATCACAATCACCTCAGTCactgtgaaaactaaaacatatacaaatattagaatacaaaacataaacttacaatACAGACAACAAAATACAATGTACCTCGCTGCTTTCACTGGGGAACACTAAGTGTTGATTTCTTTGTGCCAAACATCTTGACAGTTCAAGTCATTCACTGGTACTATGATTCTACCAGCTTTTATAGGCCTGCTGTCATTAGCTACCGCAGCCTGTGAGGCACATACAAACCCCCCAAACATTACAAAGTACAAATatcattaaacaaaacaaaatataaaccacCAACAACgctaatcaaaacagacaaacatccataaacaatctGCAACattcttaatttagaaaattcactttgaataatttactttgaatagtctacaaatttaaataatgtagacaatttattttaaatggttcACTATCCATTAcaagcagtattatgtaaaatcaacattttttagctttacatcatgttattatattattccctcatcaaaaacatacctggagtgcattgattctttcatgcgtgTTTTAGAAATCTtctaatctccatggcaaccattcagctgtgcaaaatgcctggctGGACCTAGCTCCACCTTTGAGGACACAActtctcctcagagctgcagttttcgCCTGAGAGTAGCTCTCCCCCGCGACTCTTCCACTCAGCTACTTCAGACtgagcagcagcaattagcaaacacctgatggaactgggctgagctacttctcagagcagcacttttaaaatgtagttaaagggttaatagaggagttaTGATGGTGAAGTTTCAAaaacagcaggagtttttaaaaagacagaggccaAATTTTACGCCGCTAAATtacgaagtcaaatttcttttaagtcatatttgatttaCATAGTACTTcaataacaactgaagttaccatagttacttgattgtgctatgaaatggcactACGTACCTGGAagatacataatactgcccctacAATGGTGACTAAGAACCTGTAAGTTATCGAAAAACTATATCTGTCGGGAGccaacaggacaaacaaaaatataaactatCACATTGCATATTCCAAATCAGCATCTGAGACACGATGCTTATTATGCACCACAGTTTGAAAGCCATTATTTTGAGGCAAGTTCTGAAGGGGGCTGGGCAGCAAATATGTTTTGCAGGTGAAAGTCCAACATTAAGATGTTTACTCCCTACTATTATCTAGTGTGTTACTTTCTTTACACCAAATAAAGTTGTATTCATATAACTTGTAGGTGTGAAAGGTCCAAAGAAAGTTTTTCCTGAGATGCCATTTGGAAACATGGACAGTGACAAGATTGAGGCAAGGAAAGGACTTCTTGAAACCTTCTTAAAGGTCAGgggttattttttctttctttttttcaattttttttttttttttaccaaaagacACTTTACCCCATTGTAACACACTAAATGCTGTCTGTTTTGATCTCTGCAGCAACTGTGTTCCATCTCTGAAATAGCCAACAGTGAAGAGATGCAGGAGTTCCTTGCTCTCAACACAGATGCTAGGATTGCCTTTGTGAAGAAACCGTTCATTGTGTCTCGCATAGACAAGGTTGAAAGTTCCACATTTTACCAGGATTCTGTTGTCCTCATGTTGTTAGTTGTCCTTCCTGGGATAAGCTTTCaagcatgtttgagaaaccTTAAAACTTGTCATATATTATGTTTTCAAATCACCTGCATGTGACCTGCTGGCTACATAAGGCtgaatgaattaatgaattaatcCTACTTTGGATAAGCACACAGTGTTTCACtataataattaaaatcttCTTTCGCAGAAGAATAACAATATCTCACTATGTCTTCCATCCATTAGTCTATGGAGAGAAGGATGGAAGTTACAGTGAGACACAGACAATTGGAGTATCTGGGGCAGTGAGAGGGGAGAGGGGTCCCCACAAGATGCTACCCTGGGCCGTTGCCCACGTCGCCCATAGCAGAATCTGGCACTGGCTGattaattacaattaatcaCGTTGGCTAAGGACCcaacacaagaaagttgaaacTGTTCAACTCTTGTTGCTGTCTGTCTGCTGTCGCGGAAAAAGTATTTCGCTGTTCGTAGCTCCCCAAGTGTAACATGCTGCTGTGAACTAGATAACCCTCCGCGGGAGAGAGGCTCTGATGTCAAATTAGATGGTTCAATTGATCTGCGTTATGTAATATTAACGCATTAAAATGTTCAGGTTAATAGCGTGCGCTAACGCGTTAAAGTTGACAGTCCTATGTacgagaagaaaaaaaactgttgcgGCATCCTACCCTCAAACAACGTCAGCAAATAGACCAGAATATAGACATCTGCATATTCTAGGTGAACTGAACTAAAAAGCACTTATGTTGAACATGATGTTAGCTGAGAAATAACCAAAGTTAGCTTTAGCAAACAAGCGAGAGTAGCTCAGTATAaccatataaaatatatttatgtacacaaaactgcaatacaatgttttttttaaaaaagtacttaCCAGGTGAAAGTCATTGTTGGCCCCGCCCTCCAGCCTGTGAACGTTTGCTTCCAGCCGGTAAAAATCCCACAATGCAACTGTACATTAAAAATTTACAGTACAGCTGTAAATTTCCGCACGTGATCCAGCGGTCCAATCACATCCCATATATTTTCCGTACGCATTTCAGATCACAGTAAAGAGctgtattttcaaaacccagccaccttactgtattttcatgctgtagtttttacagccatttgttACCGTGTATGTAAGAAGCATATTGCTTTtaaaagttacctactgcaTCTGTGATCTGAgttaacactttttttgcataaGTACCCCTTCCAGTCTGTTTTTATCCATTGCTTAACTACTACTGCTGTTATATTTCCTCCTTCTTTCAGCTGCTGCCTTCATTTATTTCCCCACTGGATCATCCGGCTCCATCTGAGCATACAGTTgtggtcaaaagtttacatacacttgtaaaaaacataatgtcatGGCTGTCTTGAGTTTCCAATAAGTTCTacaactcttatttttctgtgatagagTGATCGGAACACATacctgtttgtcacaaaaaacagtcataaagtttggttctttcataaatttattatgggtctgctgaaaatgtcaccaaatctgctgggtcaaaaatatacatacagcaACATTAGTATTTGGTTGCATGTCCCTTGGCCATTTTCACGGCAACTAGGCGCTTTTGGTAGCCATCCACAAGCTCCTGGCAAGCTTCAGGTCGAATGTTTGACC
Above is a window of Xiphophorus hellerii strain 12219 chromosome 18, Xiphophorus_hellerii-4.1, whole genome shotgun sequence DNA encoding:
- the snx19b gene encoding sorting nexin-19 isoform X2, encoding MAEVMGQRSLMGFGVLLAWLLLFHLLVNIWLLCVFTSLLLVLGGWFGSQAILESNSLVHLERFINLEQVQSSAEDKEHLDQEIHNTVRKIIRDFVISWYSTVSTESSFELEVQEAMISMAMKLKLRAKHIDRKELTQKVLNLVGGHLQDYLTAKELAKEKYRSESEQLWKAYSSVATPHVAMSDDSAEVNYVRAIVALLLHVLVPSPHLETNTGRFVVGELITSNIFLPLVTKLSDPDWLNLLIIEILCKSSTPLDTVASKLETCSLPPPAAESEAPTLQCVTQANSESLQQGAETELTDDTEAALPELHAYDNPNPDTEEVKFPQTFSGEEEASRPFLRCYLRGRKSNPFYQETDSDPDSPLADYKPTSTDSLLMMGQEDTLYDRSRNYITTAEDNNSIDLEEVSPSPVDSSYPKVLLNSVLVDSPNDGCLSSLRDTEVTCSTNSLRDLKRENSSPGVSRSRELVLGVEPTGLGNPSELIMASPLQGCSPMSTFSFEPLSSPEGPVIIQNLRITGTITAKEHRGTGSHPYTLYTIKYETSVGCENLESIQAGSELMESIQIGSENPTPIQPVAYHMVNRRYSEFLNLQTRLEEKSELRKLIKGVKGPKKVFPEMPFGNMDSDKIEARKGLLETFLKQLCSISEIANSEEMQEFLALNTDARIAFVKKPFIVSRIDKIVVNAIVGTLKTAFPHSEPQSPTEDTESEVDGGKMGTDKKNRKGVLFMNGSEIRPPVSFVWDQTSTVFNGMTLVDLQAFITEEEKSSQKETEMEGGPVLGQWVGCRGHGVRAEQCEEHDSAGEMSQAKVALNILCLLMKEQWSWLCSKNIQRTVRLLFGTLINRWLDVSVANLTCTKYWVVYLQVIQEAVWPGGALPAAPPPHRSQQQKDSSKQQALDGLMKLLPDLVSDMLGSDKYRLSWQTALDSFQDPYINRHLVYCIFDLLLDFLVPELPEEDFQRSLLQTLSKKPEKMLA
- the snx19b gene encoding sorting nexin-19 isoform X1, coding for MAEVMGQRSLMGFGVLLAWLLLFHLLVNIWLLCVFTSLLLVLGGWFGSQAILESNSLVHLERFINLEQVQSSAEDKEHLDQEIHNTVRKIIRDFVISWYSTVSTESSFELEVQEAMISMAMKLKLRAKHIDRKELTQKVLNLVGGHLQDYLTAKELAKEKYRSESEQLWKAYSSVATPHVAMSDDSAEVNYVRAIVALLLHVLVPSPHLETNTGRFVVGELITSNIFLPLVTKLSDPDWLNLLIIEILCKSSTPLDTVASKLETCSLPPPAAESEAPTLQCVTQANSESLQQGAETELTDDTEAALPELHAYDNPNPDTEEVKFPQTFSGEEEASRPFLRCYLRGRKSNPFYQETDSDPDSPLADYKPTSTDSLLMMGQEDTLYDRSRNYITTAEDNNSIDLEEVSPSPVDSSYPKVLLNSVLVDSPNDGCLSSLRDTEVTCSTNSLRDLKRENSSPGVSRSRELVLGVEPTGLGNPSELIMASPLQGCSPMSTFSFEPLSSPEGPVIIQNLRITGTITAKEHRGTGSHPYTLYTIKYETSVGCENLESIQAGSELMESIQIGSENPTPIQPVAYHMVNRRYSEFLNLQTRLEEKSELRKLIKGVKGPKKVFPEMPFGNMDSDKIEARKGLLETFLKQLCSISEIANSEEMQEFLALNTDARIAFVKKPFIVSRIDKIVVNAIVGTLKTAFPHSEPQSPTEDTESEVDGGKMGTDKKNRSRLKLSSKGVLFMNGSEIRPPVSFVWDQTSTVFNGMTLVDLQAFITEEEKSSQKETEMEGGPVLGQWVGCRGHGVRAEQCEEHDSAGEMSQAKVALNILCLLMKEQWSWLCSKNIQRTVRLLFGTLINRWLDVSVANLTCTKYWVVYLQVIQEAVWPGGALPAAPPPHRSQQQKDSSKQQALDGLMKLLPDLVSDMLGSDKYRLSWQTALDSFQDPYINRHLVYCIFDLLLDFLVPELPEEDFQRSLLQTLSKKPEKMLA